One genomic segment of Brassica napus cultivar Da-Ae chromosome A3, Da-Ae, whole genome shotgun sequence includes these proteins:
- the LOC106439204 gene encoding transcriptional regulator TAC1 encodes MENIRNPKNSDDHSEHISRNTRQSVDNSLSRSYTCSFCVRGFSNAQALGGHMNIHRRDRANLRHKLMEDNKDDVVAESDPSGVVSLDLNEKQQEEDLACDDDDQDQGVEKDIIPGQKLGFWVQENKLDINDDGKVTDVCSIDGSSSSHHLEDENLDLELRLGQSAVEKKTT; translated from the coding sequence aTGGAAAACATCAGAAACCCTAAAAACTCGGATGATCATTCCGAACACATATCGAGAAACACTCGTCAAAGCGTCGATAACTCTCTGTCAAGATCTTACACATGCAGTTTCTGCGTAAGGGGCTTCTCGAATGCTCAAGCACTAGGAGGGCATATGAACATCCACAGAAGAGACAGAGCTAACCTCAGACATAAGCTAATGGAAGATAACAAGGACGATGTTGTCGCCGAGAGTGATCCATCAGGAGTTGTCTCTCTAGACCTTAATGAAAAACAACAAGAAGAGGATTTGgcatgtgatgatgatgatcaagatCAAGGTGTGGAGAAAGATATAATCCCTGGTCAGAAACTAGGGTTTTGGGTTCAAGAAAACAAGCTTGATATTAATGATGATGGAAAAGTCACGGATGTTTGCAGCATAGATGGTTCGAGTTCGAGTCATCATCTTGAGGATGAAAATTTGGATCTTGAGCTCCGGTTAGGGCAAAGCGCCGTGGAGAAGAAGACAACATAA